A stretch of the Pedobacter sp. MC2016-14 genome encodes the following:
- a CDS encoding peroxiredoxin — MSLRIGDVAPNFKAKTSIGDIDFYEYLGDSWGVLFSHPADYTPVCTTELGRTASLKGEFDKRNVKVLALSVDSAESHKGWISDINETQNTSVEFPIIADEDKTIADLYDMIHPNASETMTVRSLFVISPDKKVKLMITYPASTGRNFNEVLRVIDSLQLTAQHSVATPADWQDGEDVIVMNSIKTEDIPAKFPKGHKVIKPYLRTTPQPNK, encoded by the coding sequence ACTTTTACGAATACCTGGGCGATAGCTGGGGTGTTTTATTTTCTCATCCGGCAGATTATACGCCTGTTTGTACCACTGAGCTTGGACGTACGGCCTCGTTAAAAGGAGAGTTTGACAAGAGAAATGTTAAAGTATTGGCTTTGAGCGTTGATTCTGCGGAATCTCACAAAGGCTGGATTAGCGACATCAATGAAACGCAAAACACCTCTGTTGAATTTCCGATCATTGCTGATGAGGATAAAACGATAGCTGATCTGTATGATATGATTCATCCGAATGCTTCTGAGACCATGACGGTGCGTTCATTGTTTGTGATTTCGCCAGATAAAAAGGTGAAACTGATGATTACCTATCCGGCTTCTACAGGAAGAAATTTCAATGAAGTATTACGTGTAATTGATTCTTTGCAATTGACTGCGCAGCATAGTGTGGCAACACCGGCAGATTGGCAGGATGGCGAAGATGTGATTGTGATGAACAGCATTAAAACGGAAGATATTCCTGCGAAGTTCCCTAAAGGGCATAAGGTAATTAAACCTTATCTAAGGACTACGCCTCAGCCTAACAAATAA